tcacatttttgaaggtacaggcttcaaatttggaccacttgcatagttttgtgtttcgaaatgaaatttgaccttgattttgacctagtgacctactttcacatttctcaatctacagccttcaaatttggatgacatgcatagttttgtgtaccgaaatgaactttgatcttgagattgatctagtgagttactttcacatttttcaagccgcaggcttcaaatttggaccacatgcatatttttgtgttatgaattgaaatttgacattgatttttatctagtacctactttcacatttctcaagctgcagtctccaatttgaagcacatgcatagctttgtataccgaaatgaactttgaccttgaaattgatcttgtgaactactttcacatttctcaagctacagctttcaaatttggacaacatgcatggaccacatgcacagtgatgtgtactgaaattaaatttgaccttgattttgaccttgagctagtcttgaaatttggaacaatcaaaaatggctcaatggtgggcgccaagatcactctgtgatctcttgttactattttaaaataatatttgatcACCATGTACTTTTGTTTAGTCTTAGTGACCTTCACATTGTCTTAAAGAGCAATGTTAACCTAATGAGAAATGGCCTTTTATTTGATCTTTCTTCTCCTGTAAAGGTGTTGCGCTAGATGATGGCTTTTAGGAAAAATTGATACATGTATAGTAAACTCAGTATTAATGTGTACTCccactaaaaaaaaacaatcagctGTTGCAGCTTGATATTGATTTATGACTGTGGCTCAATAcacactaaataaaaaaaatattgttctataTATTTTCTCAGGTGAAAtacatttgatgaagattttctacatttgaagatataataacacttatggtgaacatgtcacacttgactgagcaggtaatggatacaagggtatcatcaaaggcatccgaattccagtaggcgcggccattttgtactcatgcatattcattacaaatagcctctttgccaatgtgttttacgcatctttaagtcaatctgtagtgaaatacaactacgtaataaacagacctacaaaaaacaataatttagtttaaactatctaactcctaaatcttacatgtcatattgtagaatcgagattaactaaatgaatattcattatctaaaaatagactcccgccaaaaaatatcgtctactattattcttctcggttttCCAcaggttctttttacgattttatttcgtACCatctttattattttgacatttttagtataaccatcaaaacataatgtactaataaagttattcgagattttttacttgtctgtgaatgctattgcacgatacgtaccgtcaCCGGATTACAACATTTCCATTACatcccttgtttttatctagaactgtataatgcatttcttcgctttactgagctataaatatttcgaactttgtaatttcatgccttttgattaattgttttgtaattttcaagttgTGAACTTTTCGTACGgacttttttcaaatccatcagtttgttggtACCGACTTATATactatcatattttgactttagaaatatatcaacagtCAATATTTCACCCTTTTTCTCCTGGTTTAGTCGTTCTGGAGCTGTAAGTATCTATTTatgcaatgcaattactggcatatggcagaacctttcttccattgtattgctaattaaaaATAGGCAAACATACAACCAAAGTCTGATCTGTGCCATAAGGACAGCTGTCGACATTGGTTCCCGAAATTTTTACAGAGTGAtggtatttattatttattgtcagccaataatattttggtaggatcgctcatctaaaggtgttgtttattattttaagataaataaatgtttgtgtgaaataactttaagtattctttaagataataaatagataagaatgcacgtaaactagcaaaacacatagttcataattattttattaaagatcccttaaaaagaatatttaatatgcgctagaaggaaccttttggtaagctaaatcttgtgtTAGTAAAAGATGGATATCTTAAAAGATAAGGCAGTACAATTCCTGTtgtatcataattttaaataattcaaatttggacaacatgcatggaccacatgcacagtgatgtgtactgaaattaaatttgaccttgattttgaccttgagctagtcttgaaatttggagcaatcaaaaatggctcaatggtgggtgccaagatcactctgtgatctcttgttactattttaaaataatatttgatcACCATGTACTTTTGTTTAGTCTTAGTGACCTTCACATTGTCTTAAAGAGCAATGTAAACCTAATGAGAAATGGCCTTTTATTTGATCTTTCTTCTCCTGTAAAGGTGTTGGGCTAGATGATGGCTTTTATGAAAAATTGATACATGTATAGTAAACTCAGTATTAATGTGTACTCCCACTAAAAAAAACAATCAGCTGTTGCAGCTTGATACTGATTTATGACTGTGGCTCAATAcacactaaataaaaaaaatattgttctataTATTTTCTCAGGTGAAAtacatttgatgaagattttctacatttgaagatataataattatgttagtaAAAGATGGATATCTTAAAAGATAAGGCAGTACAATTCATGTtgtatcataattttaaataattctgtGAGCAGTAATTGAAACTGTTTAAATCTTCAAAAGCTCTTTTATTGTCAAATGTCAAAGCAATTTTGATGGGGTACAGTATATTCCATTGTAAATTTCCAACATTTTGGACaccagaaaattttaaaatttatattttactttatctgtTCATGAATTCTTATAAAATTTTCAGGAATTCATGAAAAATCCTGTTACAGATTCAATGGATCAAAAcagtaatttttctttaaatttttaactttttggtTGGATGATACACTAAAGAAGTTTTAGAATgttattcaaaggtcaaggtcacagctatcTCGAGACTGATAACACTTTCCTCTCAATAACAAAAGCCTGCTATGGCCTATAGGTTTTGAATTATATTagatgattgcctatggtcagtagatgtCCCATTTTAGCTcactgagccaaaggctcatggtgagcttttgtgaccgctcaatgtccgtcgtcagtcgtccgtcatgCGCTGTGTGTCACTGCGTCATCCATccatcaaaattttctaaaaaaatcttgtggAAAAACCACTAGACAGAATGACACCAAAcgtcacaggaatgatccttggttggccccctttcaaaattattcaaagaattgaactgccatggcaaccgaaaggaaaggaaaaactttaaaaatctttttgtccaaaaccgcaaggcgtaagcccttgatatttggcatgtgacatcatctaatagtcctttatgaaattgtgcccctggggtgaaaagaggccctgccaaggttccctagttttacatagacatatatataggaaaaaaactttaaaaattttcttatctgaaaccacaagacctagacctttgatatttggtaagtagcatttccttgtggtcctctaccaagattgttcaaattattaatctgtggtgaaaagaggccccacccaggggtccCAAGATTTACATTAGACTTGCGTAGGAAAAAAATTCTTGCCTGAAACTTCAAGgtataggcttttgatatttggtatattgcattgcctagtgttcctctaccaaaattgttcaaattatgcccctgggttgaaaagaggccctgccctaggggtccaaagtttaacatagacctatattataagggaaaaaaaatcttcttgtctgaaaattcaaggcctagacctttgatatttggtatgtagcattgcctagtggatctctaacaaggttgttcaaattatacgcctggggtgaaaagaggtcccaccatgggggtcacttgttatatatgaattatatagggaaaatacttcaaaaattatcagatcataactctatccaagactgtttaattataattacctgataaccccaagtgataaggggtcacctgactgatcttgacctactgacctactttcttgttttttaagataaagcCTTGAAGTTTGGATGACATgattgtacagttttgcacaccgatcttaaaactgactttcagtgaccatgaatgtgacctactgacctactttcttattattttagcatcagtttgatgtTTGAAACATGTAACTCATATTACACAGGAGCGATCCAGGGTCACTATGaccctctttttagctcacctgagccaaaggctcatggtgagcttttgtgactgctcaatgtccgtcgtccgtcatgtgTCGTTCGTCGTGTGccgtgtgtccatcaacattttctaaaaaaatcttcttgaaaaccactgggcagaattacaccaaacttcacaggaatgttccttggatggttccctttcaaaattgttcaaagaatttaattccatgcagaacactggttgtcatggcaacccaaaagaaaaaactttaaaagtcttcttgtccaaaaccgcaaggcctagaggcttgatatttggcatgtgacatcatcttatagtcctctatcaagatttttcaaatattgCCCCAGGGTcactagttttacatagacttatatagtaaaaatctttaaaaatcttcttgtctaaaaccacaagacctaggtctttgatattttgtatttagcattgctttgtggtcttctatcaaaattgtttaaGTTATGGCCCTGCCCTGTGGGGTCtcaggttttacatagacttgtataggaaaaaaacttaaaaaatcttcttgccttaaactgcaaggcctaggcttttgatattaagtatgttgccttccCTAGTATTTCTCTGCAAAAAGCATttaattagctcgactattcatagaatagtagagctattgcactcgcccatgcgtcggcgtcggcgtccgcatccgcgtccgcgtcccgattttggttaagttttgtatgtaagctggtatctcagtaaccacttgtgggaatggattgaaacttcacacacttattcactgtgacaaactgacttacactgcacaggttccataactctattttgcttttttacaaaattatgcccctttttcgacttagaaatttttggttaaggttttgtatgtaagctggtatctcagtaaccacttgtgggaatggattgaaacttcacacacttattcactgtgatgaactgacctacattgcacaggttccataactctgttttgcttttatacaaaattatgcccctttttcgacttagaaatttttggtaaagcttttgtatgtaagctggtatctcagtacttactaatgggaatggattgaaacttcacatacttgttcactgtcatgatctgacatgcactaagcaagtcccataactctgctcttttttttctcaaaattatgcccctttttcgacttagcagtttttggttaaatttttgtatgtaatctgatatctcagtatccactaattggaatggattgaaacttcacacacttgttcactgtcatgatatgacatgcagtacagaggttcaatacctctactttgcattttacaaaattatgcccttttttcaacttttgtattcattcaattgacaaggctgttgaatagtcgagcgttgctgtcctccgacagctttttgtttaaattacattCCTAGTGTGAAAAGGGGCCTgtcctgggggtaccaagtttaacatagacttatgtaggaaaaataataaagatcttcttctctgaaagttcaaggcctaggtcttttatagttggtatgtagcattgcctggtggatctcaaacaggtttgttcaaattatgccccttgggtgaaaagaggccctgcccttggggtcacttattataattatgagttatgtagcaaaaataatacaaaagttatcagatcatatttcctagactgtttaattataattacctgatgatcccaagtgattagggatcacttgactgaccttgacctactgacctactttcttgtttttagctcacctgagcacgaagtgctcaaggtgagcttttgtgatcgccctgtatcCGTCGtggtcagtcgtccgtcgtcggtccgtcgtcaacaatttgactgttaacactctagaggtaagaattttgacccaatcttaatgaaagttggtctgaatgttaccctcataaaaatcttggaccagttcgatattgggtcatctggggtcaaaaactaggtcaccaggtcaaatcaaaggaaaagcttgttaacactctagagatcacagttttggcccaatcttaatgaaacttggtcagaatgttaccctcaataaaatcttgaatgagttcgatattgggtcatctggggtcgaaaactaggtcacgggtcaaatcaaaggaaaagcttgttaacacactagaggtcacaattttggcccaatcttaatgaaacttggtcagaatgataccctcataaaatcttggacaatttcgatattaggtcatctggggtcaaaaactaggtcacgggggcaaatcaaaggaaaagctttttaacactttagaggccacatttatgaaacttcataaaacttggtcagaatataactcatgatgatctcaaagtccagtttgaatctgggttatgtaggttcaaaaactaggtcaccaggtcaaatcaaaggaaaagctagttaacactctagaggccacatttatgaccatatcttaatgaaacttggtcagaatgttaatcttgatgatctataggtcatgtttaaatctgggtcaggttgggtcaaaaactaggtcaatgggtcgaatcaaaggaaaagcttgttaacactgtataggccatatttaagactgtaccttcatgaaacttagtcagaatgttaatcttgatgatctttaggtcaagttccaatctgggtcatgtggggtcaaaaactaggtcagcgggtcagatcaaaggaaaagcttgttaacactttagaggccacatttatgactgtatcttcatgaaacttggtcagaatgttaatcttgatgatctttaggtcaagttcgaatcttggtcatatggggtcaaaaactaggtcaccaggtcaaatcagaggataagttagttaacactttagaggccacatttatgaccatatctcaatgaaactatcttgatgatctttaggtcaataggtcaggtgagcgatacagggccttcatggccctcttgtttaagatacagccttgaaatttggatcacatgtacagttttgcacaatgatcttaaaactgactttcagtgacatgaatgtgacctactggcctacatTCTTAATGTTtcagcatcagtttgccatttgaaacatgtggctcatgttactcaggtgagcgatacagggtcatcatgaccctcttgttgttttttagagtCAGTAGGCTAGAAGTCATGGCCACAGTGAACTtttgactgaaaatggtttctgctgaGTAACTAGAGAACACACACCTGCAGTGCAAAGACTACTTGGGATGATTGCCTGTCACATTAGTATATTGCTCCTATTGTGTTGGGGGTCAGTAGAAACTGGAACAGGCCACCATGGGGGCATAGTGTTTTACAAACTGCTCTTGTTATTTAGTAAACTTTGGCTGCCAAACATTAATATCATAATATAGTTGTCTCAGATAGCACTTTTTGTCAATACTGGCTTCAGAACTCAACCATATTTGATAAGACTTTGTAATTGTGTATATATAGTTTTGCTCTTTCTTATAATTTCAGCTACCATCTTTAAGAGAATATTTCACAAGAATGAGGAAGCTAGTACAGATCTCAGTAACAAAGTTAAAGCGAAAAAAACCTGTAGGAATACAAATGGTGTAACAAGGAAGTCTCCTGTCATCAGCAGCTCACAGCAAGTGGTTCCAGAAATTCCTGTAGGTAATACTGAATCATCACCTGTGAGTACACCCACTAAAGAATTATCCAAAAAATTAGTTTCCAGTAAAAGGAAAACAGAAAATGAAgttgaaaatagaaagaaaaagactgacagaaagaaaaagaaaaagattgaCAGAAAGAAAAAGAAGGAAGTGAAGATTGAAGGTGACGGGGATGACCTTCGTTTGGTACCTGACTATGGTAGTTTGTTTGAGGAAACTAGGGTAGCTTgtgtaaatattgaaaatgtagAAGAAGGTCATAAGTATGAATTCTTTACTGGTGATGACACATTTTCAAGTCTTATCGCTGAAACCAATGATAGTTACCAAGAAATAGATGAAATTCGGAAAATTGCTTTAGATCGTGAACAGCTGAGGAGAAGTACAAAGCATTTCCAAAATTCTAATGTTCGCTATAATTATGATTGTTTCAAATGTGGGAAGAAGTTTAGAAATCGTGCTCCACTGAATTTACATATTGCATCAGAACATAATGAAGATGGAGGGTTAGGGCTTCTGTGTAATGACTGTGGTAAACAAGTAGATTATGACCATGAACTGGAATTACATAAaaaattcttttgtaaaaaagttaaGAAAACATTTCAATGTATAAGTTGTAAGTTATCTTTTATAACTGAGTTTGAAAAATCTGAACACCCGTGTACCAAGGACCCAACAAAACCGTACTATTGTTCAGTTCAGGATTGTCAAACATTTAGTAGAAATGTAAAAGATCTAACAGAACATGTGACAAGGCATCTCGGGATAAAACCCTTTCTTTGTAATATATGTGGTCGTGCCTTCTCTGCAAAAAAGGACATGGATCGACATGCAGACATTCACAAAGAATCTAAAGATTATGTTTGTCAAATTTGCGGGCAGtcatttaaaagttatcataCAATGCGAAGGCATGTTTTTGCCCACAAATACAAAGATAGGTTTAAATGTGATCTATGTCCTTACACAACTGCAATGAGAAATTCATTCAATCAGCACATGATTAAGCACAAACAACGAACACACAAATGTCAGATTTGTGAGAAAAATTTAAGGTCTGAAAGAAGTCTATCAAAACATATCCAGAATCGGCACACATTTAACAGAATTTTTACATGCCGTTACTGTGATTTCACAACTGATGTTGGGCTAAGTTATTCAAGTCACATGCGCAGTCATAGAGGTCTAAAACATGTAGATAATAGTCTAGAAACTCGACAGGAAATGGCATCAGATTTATCCGATCAAGGACAAGCTGGAAATGGGTTAGAGAGTTTGTCTGAGGACAGAGACCTACAAATGACTGCTACAAAATTACAGTCAGCTGTTACATTAACAAGTACATCCCTGCTGGTCAAATGTAGGTCAGATGCCCCAATGTTAGCAGATGCAACTATGTTGGGCAATGAGGAGGTAGATATTTCTGGTCAAAATGCTGATTCAATCATGGCAAATATTGTTGAATCGTCTGACGCTAATGAAATTTCAGTTATTCCACGAGAGGGGACCAATGCCAATTTAGTTCTGTATACTATGGAGGTACCAGCTAGCTCATTAAATGTGCCAAGTTTTATATCTGACACAATTACTACAGTGTCAGAAACAGAGAATTGGAATGGCGGTGAAGTGAATTAATACAGAAGTTTAGGTTTGCTCTTGTATGAGCACCTTTACCATCATATATTTCAGTTAGCACTTGTGATAGCaattttagtgaaaattaagAAGAAATACAAACTATAATAATTTCATCATCAAACCTTGTTTTTCTAACCTGTGTACATTTCATGTATAGGTATTGCACAGTCTTAAGGCATtgtgaaatataaataaacaaaagaagattcttttccaatagaaacaacaAGAGTGGCCGAATGGCAATACACTCTGTATTGGCCTTGAAGTACTTTTTTGTTCCAAGTTTAATTCCAAGGCTTGTattgttaaaggtccattactaagggaaagtgagttggcatttttttttcatagccagtgcatagacttctgcaagacactaaataatgaagattggcaggtcaaaatttacagaaggtctatggaactcaaagaaatgtatgtgtattatgttgaaatttcaatgaatcgacagaatgaccccccaggtctttttaactttcttcatacttcatagaaaaataattgtacat
The genomic region above belongs to Mercenaria mercenaria strain notata chromosome 12, MADL_Memer_1, whole genome shotgun sequence and contains:
- the LOC123533718 gene encoding zinc finger and BTB domain-containing protein 24-like isoform X2, which codes for MGTVSEEPKQGHIYLQNDVSGEFDKVLATSKHSSVDTFLEHLMDLYTKASKSTQCVVVRTEVAQRYTALLCETRFQTSDDLMKHLLNLHVEYLKTASNNNTKETRERSVPRKSRKSQPKRNIKHTALLDSEDSGDHLTGSVTEDPWREVSVSSVEESETETSEVDLSRVKQEVIDVDDTNVKNSDKATIFKRIFHKNEEASTDLSNKVKAKKTCRNTNGVTRKSPVISSSQQVVPEIPVGNTESSPVSTPTKELSKKLVSSKRKTENEVENRKKKTDRKKKKKIDRKKKKEVKIEGDGDDLRLVPDYGSLFEETRVACVNIENVEEGHKYEFFTGDDTFSSLIAETNDSYQEIDEIRKIALDREQLRRSTKHFQNSNVRYNYDCFKCGKKFRNRAPLNLHIASEHNEDGGLGLLCNDCGKQVDYDHELELHKKFFCKKVKKTFQCISCKLSFITEFEKSEHPCTKDPTKPYYCSVQDCQTFSRNVKDLTEHVTRHLGIKPFLCNICGRAFSAKKDMDRHADIHKESKDYVCQICGQSFKSYHTMRRHVFAHKYKDRFKCDLCPYTTAMRNSFNQHMIKHKQRTHKCQICEKNLRSERSLSKHIQNRHTFNRIFTCRYCDFTTDVGLSYSSHMRSHRGLKHVDNSLETRQEMASDLSDQGQAGNGLESLSEDRDLQMTATKLQSAVTLTSTSLLVKCRSDAPMLADATMLGNEEVDISGQNADSIMANIVESSDANEISVIPREGTNANLVLYTMEVPASSLNVPSFISDTITTVSETENWNGGEVN